One Cryptomeria japonica chromosome 9, Sugi_1.0, whole genome shotgun sequence genomic window carries:
- the LOC131046980 gene encoding homeobox-leucine zipper protein HAT5, translating to MAWQDQTSNRCILIMGESKRRLTVDQVRILEMNFDEEEGKLEQEKKMHLARVLGLEPRQIAVWFQNRRVRSKNKQLERNFVVLKQDYEILKTDYDNLIQENKKLKSEVHSLSCSMGASTSIENIKADSTSTNIVKEEIGEPSKVKEVVLQEDDQSHDCSQFYMESTTSDDSLWGTDYWKSQDIWKD from the exons ATGGCATGGCAAGATCAGACTTCCAATAGATGCATTCTGATTATGGGAGAAAGTAAGAGGAGGTTAACTGTAGATCAGGTGAGAATACTTGAGATGAACTTTGATGAAGAGGAAGGCAAGCTTGAACAAGAGAAGAAGATGCACTTGGCAAGAGTATTGGGGCTAGAGCCAAGGCAAATTGCTGTGTGGTTTCAGAACAGGAGAGTGAGGTCTAAGAACAAACAGCTGGAGAGAAATTTTGTTGTTCTAAAGCAAGACTATGAAATTCTCAAAACAGACTATGATAATCTTATTCAAGAGAACAAGAAGCTCAAGTCTGAG GTTCACAGCCTGAGCTGCAGTATGGGAGCCAGCACTAGTATTGAGAACATTAAGGCTGATTCAACTTCAACAAATATAGTGAAAGAAGAGATTGGAGAACCCAGTAAAGTGAAAGAGGTTGTGCTTCAGGAAGATGATCAAAGCCATGACTGCAGTCAATTTTATATGGAGAGTACTACTAGTGATGATAGTCTTTGGGGCACTGATTACTGGAAATCCCAAGACATTTGGAAGGACTGA